The sequence below is a genomic window from Punica granatum isolate Tunisia-2019 unplaced genomic scaffold, ASM765513v2 Contig00027, whole genome shotgun sequence.
ctcttttaatttttttaaaactatattttttttattcatggTCTTCAAATCTTACCTAGATAATATTGACCATCACTCTACTTTTTCATTTATCGATGTACAATTAACTcggtctttttatttttttttatataattacattgataaaatgaaaaagaatatagTTAAAACTTAACAGAAATTTTCTGCtatcatataaaaaaacatataaatgaaATGGCACTGTTTATTCCTTTCGAGTGTAACAAGTGTATCGaataatttatacatacaGGGTTAATCGCTTTGAACTTttgattaaatatttttctcaatGCATCTCAAGTAGGCTTTTTGCTCAAAGGTGGTGATGGTGTTGGTGGTGGTGTTCTCCAGGGCCAGCCGGAGCTCCTCCCCCGCCTTCAACGGTGGGGCCTGAACCCTCGGAGctctcagcaatatccaaatcCCTAGTATGGCTTCCTTTGCCAACCTTCTCAGCCTTCTTGACCTCTTCATCGAAGTGGACATCATCCTCGATCGATAGAACGAGCGCTTCAGTCCCATGCGGTCCTTTCACAATTTCCTCCTTGACCTTCCAGTGCTCGTCGAAGTGTATGACCTCGGTCTCTTGGCAAGTCTTCTTCTTCCGCTTCTTGAGGAAGCAGAACAAGGCTGCCGCGAGGAACGCACAGAACAGGAGGCCCCCACACGAGATCACTACGATGATTATGATCGTGTGGTGGTGGGGGTGGTCTGGTGCCGGCGGTGGTGGCAATGGGTGCGGAGGTGGGTGGACATGTGGCGGTGGTGGAGCAAATGGGTGGGGGTGGGGATGGGGTTGGGGTGGGGGAGGGAGGAAGTGGGGTGGTGGGGGAGCCATGGGATGGGGGACTGGTGGCGGTGGAGGGAGGACatcaggaggaggagggggtgGGTGAGTGGCggccggtggtggtggtggttggAAGTATGGGAAGTTGAAGGTGATGCCTTGAGGAGACGacatattaaatttcttaaGTTCGATTAGTGTTTTCGTTTATGTTTGATGTGTGAAGAATGTGGGAGTCCAAGTGTCTATTTATATTGTTTGTCATTGAAATGAAATATCTATTTTTGTGTATTTCTTGTAGAAATGGTTCAATTTCCTCTCTAGTCATAGAATGACTTAGCTGCCATTCTAAGATTGGGTAGTAAGTTGTTTGCATTGGAAAACACTTCTCTCTTATTGGTTTCCGTagtgtgtatatgtatatattttctcttcttAATTTGGATCCAAATTGCCCCACGGAAATTGGGAATTGaaggatataaatatatttgcttGCCCTTCACAACACACAAGCGCTTCATAGGTAAGACAAGGATGTTTGCTTACTTGGCTGCTCATAGTTTGCTGAATTTCCTGTTCTCACTATACGTAATGCTTGGCACACGAACTATAAATGCAAAGTTCGTAACATTTCTTCTCGTTCCAAATATGGGACAGAGAGAACAATGGCAATATGGATCGATTCATGTGATTCAACAGTTTATTCATTTAAATATGATGTCAAGTTTGAGTCTTGTGTGAGTGAAGAGAATTCATGATTgaagagttttattttttagcagTGGCTAATCAGGCATTAATCTGGAGAATTTTATCATTTCCAATTTTGAATATCAGGTGATCCAGATTGAAGAGAAGGATATTGATGGACACAAGAAATTCCATCCGTAACAAGTATTAATTTATATGGTAAATTAAAATTGGTAAATTAAAAAGGTCCAGAGATGGGATCAAAAAATTTAGAAGATTCATCCTTGAAATGAATATAGATATTCTCGTTTGTAAACCGACAAAAAGTTCACGTTTCTATCCCGTTATACATCCTTGTTATGCGAATGAGACGCAGGAATAGTATTAACAGTTTTTTCTTTCGGTTAGTTTTATTATAATCACTTCTCACTTAAAACTTAAAAGTAATCAATGATAAAGTAATTTgccgaaaaaaataatcaatggTAAAgtacaaaattaatattttaccCTTTGTTTGAATAAGAGCACACGGAAGATTAGAGTAAATGATTATCATAACTATGGTGTATTTTGTGACCAAAAccgtttgtttgtttatttatttattttttaattataaaggaGGCCCAAGACCTATAgttaataaaagagaaattctaaataactaataaaggagtACGGATAGTCCCATAATGTATCGAACCTACGACCTCTAGATCAACATGTAAGGGCACAATAACGACATCagtttgttttattattgtaatttgctaaataaacatacaatttcaaaaaaagatCATTTCCCTTAAATAAAGTCTTAGGTTCGAGTATTCTAAGTGGAGGAAATCCACGCTCAGAGAGTTAGGGtgtgtttatttttctaatcaaATAATTACTTTACCCaatttaattctattttttttcctaaattcaactctataatcattatttttttattttttctctcatttaataataatttttcgctcatactttttcctaactttttataataaatttcaaaaaaacttttacacacatatatatacatatatattctcacctattcatatatttatcaacacttacaataattattttttgtatgttttattcccaaaaataaaattgagttgagttgaatcccagttcaaaaaccaaacacgAGCTAACTTTTACTCATTAGTAGGCCGACTCAAATCAATTCTAGATTAATCGATCCACTAACAGGCTTTCGGTTACAAGGTAGTGGGCACCGAAGAAAAAAGCAGGGTTATTGACttagtataaaaaattaaatgctaAATAAAAAGGACGTTAATAATTCTACTGCAGAGAGTCAAACCGAGacctataaaaaaattgaatctataatcttttgattttctaaaaaataacgtgtattattacattatattttctttctctaaacctttcttttgttttttttttaattttgatttaccaaaaaggaaaaacatttGGATAATAATCTTTGACGGATATATGTATGATTGCCCTTCACATCACACAAGTGCTTCATAGGTAAGACAAGGATGTTTGCTGACTTGGTTTCTCATAATTGGCACACGAATTATATCCGTAACATTTCTTCTCGTTCCATGAAAGCCTATTTTACTTTATCACCAAATCAAGCTAATtatgtctctctctttttttcggtgtgaactcTAATATCCGGAAACTCAATTGGGTTCAAACTAATACAGTCGAGCTGGGTTGacccactaagggataaaactctctcgatgtaaattttttgcattcacaaggactcgaacctgagactttacttaagcggaacaaaGTCGAACCATTTGAACCAATTCACGTGGGCAGCTAATTACTCATCTAATTCTAGTTTTAAGACCAATAGTactttcttcttatttttggCATTAgaaatattcttattttttggtgaatagtTATGTTGCGCAAGCCTAGTGTCTGAGACTGATTCTCGATTAAATATACTTGATTGTCACCGCGAGAtgcttttaatgaattttgaacCCTTATTACAAGTAAAGTCCTTCCACTTAAAATTAGCGAGTCACTTAAGAGCTATTATGTTGCAATCATGATTTTCTAattagaaatataaaaaattcaaattaagattAATTTGGAGAAATGTTGGCTTTTATACCgtacaaaaaattaattagtaagtattttgaaaaatctaaATCATTTAATATCGGTcgaaatttcataattttgcACATAGATAGTTTTATCACTAGTTTCACTTATAATCTGCGTTGGTTATTATAAAACTACTTTGATAAaccaaaaaattgaagaaatttttttcgaCTCGCCACATCGCGAGGATGTGCACCCTAGTAAGTATATGGTAAATGGAAAGATTTTATTAATATGTATTGATACAAGTAGTTCGGTAACTTTTTCACTTAGGTaagatttcaaattcgatCTTCTAAATGGGATGAATCCACAATTGGGAGAGTTTTAGCCCTTTGGGAGGTGACCGGACTCAAACTTAAATTAGTTGATGATGGCGGTaatgagagaagagaggacCAAGCCCCCAAAACAACGAACGAACGACCCGAAGAACCTTAGGAATCCACCTAAGTTATCCGAAGTCAGAAAAGAACAACTCAAAGAATGAGTTACTCtagaatataaattgattacttCAAAGATGACTTGCCCATATCCTTACACGATCATCCTATTTATAGAACAAGGACACAAGGACTTTTTAACTTTCCAAGACAACCCATTAACTCTAATTCTATCTTCTCGGATTTTTCTGGACACAACTCacgaaaatgacaaataactTTTTCTAGACAATTCCAAATTACGAACAGTTTCATTCATTAGAAATTAGACTTCTAGGGCTTTCCAATGACATCTTATTTGACCCTATTTAGTGCAGAAACGACTCAGAAAACTAAGCACGAAATGACTCTTCGGTTTCAGTCCAACAGCCTTTAATTATATTCTAGAACCATCATATGGTCTTCTCGTTTTCTCCATCATTCTCCTCCGGTTGGAAGAGACTTGTCTCCAAGTCCTCCCT
It includes:
- the LOC116189846 gene encoding inverted formin-2-like; the encoded protein is MSSPQGITFNFPYFQPPPPPAATHPPPPPPDVLPPPPPVPHPMAPPPPHFLPPPPQPHPHPHPFAPPPPHVHPPPHPLPPPPAPDHPHHHTIIIIVVISCGGLLFCAFLAAALFCFLKKRKKKTCQETEVIHFDEHWKVKEEIVKGPHGTEALVLSIEDDVHFDEEVKKAEKVGKGSHTRDLDIAESSEGSGPTVEGGGGAPAGPGEHHHQHHHHL